In a single window of the Natrialba magadii ATCC 43099 genome:
- a CDS encoding pyridoxamine 5'-phosphate oxidase family protein, producing the protein MQGLRWLQLSNDERDEFLGSGGTGVLSFATEKNEPPVSIPVSYGYNEDESVLYFQLSFTPGGRKHDLIDRHVSFVVHDETPDGWHSVVATGQLAELSDKPYESSIVQGMWAIDLPRVDIFEQPREDVTFESYYLDPDRVSGRKEVATES; encoded by the coding sequence ATGCAAGGACTTCGGTGGCTCCAACTGAGCAACGACGAGCGAGACGAATTCCTCGGAAGTGGCGGCACGGGCGTCCTTTCGTTCGCGACCGAGAAAAACGAACCGCCAGTGTCGATTCCGGTCTCGTACGGCTACAATGAGGACGAATCCGTCCTCTACTTTCAGCTGTCGTTCACGCCCGGAGGCAGGAAACACGACCTGATCGACCGACACGTCTCGTTCGTCGTGCACGACGAAACGCCGGACGGGTGGCACAGCGTCGTTGCAACGGGCCAGTTAGCCGAACTCAGTGATAAACCGTACGAGTCATCGATCGTGCAAGGAATGTGGGCGATCGATCTCCCACGGGTAGATATCTTCGAGCAACCGCGTGAGGACGTAACGTTCGAGAGCTACTATCTCGACCCGGATCGGGTTTCGGGCCGGAAGGAAGTAGCCACAGAATCATAA
- a CDS encoding sulfurtransferase TusA family protein: protein MSSEYDTTETLDVKGQSCPIPIVKTKQAIDDLSAGEVLEVISTDSGSMSDIQGWADGTDGVELLDQQEGDELYTHFVKKTA, encoded by the coding sequence ATGAGTTCGGAATACGACACCACGGAGACGCTCGACGTGAAAGGACAGTCCTGCCCAATACCGATCGTCAAGACGAAACAGGCGATCGACGACCTGAGTGCTGGCGAGGTGCTCGAAGTCATCTCGACCGACTCGGGCAGCATGAGCGATATTCAGGGCTGGGCAGACGGCACCGACGGCGTCGAGTTGCTCGATCAGCAGGAAGGTGACGAGCTCTACACGCACTTCGTGAAGAAAACGGCGTAA
- a CDS encoding universal stress protein has translation MHVLVPIDDSDPAMKAVEHAAETYADGTVTLLHVINPRTGMYGDEALYAYEAILESQQEAAADLFERASELAAAHDCDVHTESIIGFPAREIVSTAAEEDADHIVIGSHGRTGPSRVLLGSVAEQVVRRAPCPVTVVR, from the coding sequence ATGCACGTTCTCGTTCCGATTGACGACTCCGACCCAGCAATGAAAGCTGTCGAACACGCCGCCGAAACCTACGCAGATGGCACCGTGACGCTCTTGCACGTCATCAATCCCAGAACCGGCATGTACGGTGACGAAGCACTGTACGCATACGAGGCGATACTCGAGTCCCAGCAGGAAGCGGCCGCGGACCTGTTCGAGCGGGCGAGTGAACTGGCAGCAGCGCACGACTGTGACGTCCACACGGAGTCGATAATTGGCTTCCCGGCCCGTGAAATCGTCTCGACCGCGGCCGAGGAGGACGCCGACCACATCGTCATTGGGAGTCACGGCCGAACCGGACCGTCGCGTGTTCTCCTCGGAAGCGTTGCCGAACAGGTGGTTCGTCGAGCGCCGTGTCCGGTAACGGTCGTGCGGTAA
- a CDS encoding universal stress protein — translation MYDQLLVPTDGSDFATDAAETAFDLAETLDCPVAIICVVELGPLGSVRFPGEDSSAAETLTGRAESFVTELESSATERGIETTAEVRTGTPVHEILEYAGEIDADLIVMGSRGRGGIGRMMLGSVTDGVTRHSPTDVLVVGDGQVGQVDFDE, via the coding sequence ATGTACGATCAGCTACTCGTTCCGACAGACGGCAGCGACTTCGCAACCGATGCCGCCGAAACCGCTTTCGACCTCGCAGAAACGCTCGACTGCCCCGTCGCCATCATCTGCGTCGTCGAACTCGGACCGCTCGGCTCCGTTCGCTTCCCCGGCGAGGACTCGAGTGCAGCCGAAACGCTCACCGGCCGCGCCGAGTCGTTCGTCACCGAACTCGAGTCGAGTGCGACCGAGCGCGGGATCGAGACGACGGCGGAGGTTCGAACGGGGACGCCAGTACACGAGATACTCGAGTACGCAGGCGAAATCGACGCCGATCTCATCGTCATGGGGTCGAGAGGGCGCGGTGGGATCGGTCGGATGATGCTTGGGAGTGTTACGGATGGTGTAACTCGACACAGTCCGACGGACGTACTCGTCGTTGGCGATGGGCAAGTCGGGCAGGTCGACTTCGACGAATAG
- a CDS encoding DsrE/DsrF/DrsH-like family protein, with product MSSDTPTATDGTAETEAATGSDTDSAPGDGSPSDAELLARIDELESKVATLETEVNEDQKKMTIVATQGSFDMAYPPLILASTAAAFGWEVIVFHTFWGLDILHEENSRDLKLSAVGNPNMPMPNALAALPGMDAMATRMMQKKIDENGTATIEELIDLSLESGVDLQACQMTIELMDYDEDDFYDGVTTGVGAATAIQHMAESDVQLLV from the coding sequence ATGAGTAGCGATACCCCCACAGCAACGGACGGCACAGCCGAGACCGAGGCAGCGACCGGTTCCGACACCGACAGCGCACCCGGCGACGGCTCACCGAGCGACGCCGAACTCCTCGCTCGGATCGACGAACTCGAGTCGAAAGTCGCCACGCTGGAGACCGAAGTCAACGAGGACCAGAAGAAGATGACAATCGTCGCCACCCAGGGGAGCTTCGATATGGCGTACCCGCCGCTAATCCTCGCGAGTACGGCTGCGGCCTTCGGCTGGGAAGTCATCGTCTTCCACACCTTCTGGGGACTCGATATCCTCCACGAGGAGAACTCCAGAGACCTGAAGCTGAGCGCCGTCGGCAATCCAAACATGCCGATGCCGAACGCGCTTGCCGCCCTCCCAGGAATGGACGCGATGGCAACGCGCATGATGCAAAAGAAGATCGACGAGAACGGCACGGCGACGATCGAGGAACTCATCGACCTCTCACTCGAGAGCGGCGTCGATCTGCAGGCCTGCCAGATGACGATCGAGTTGATGGACTACGACGAAGACGACTTCTACGACGGCGTTACGACGGGAGTCGGTGCAGCAACCGCCATCCAGCATATGGCCGAGTCGGACGTTCAACTGTTAGTCTAG
- a CDS encoding universal stress protein has product MYDRLLLPTDMSAGVDRAIAHAIDAAQRYDAELHILYVVDADAYSSYPGDEYVHEFEGLESALEQAGEDALEEVAGAAATADVETTTEIRHGVPHEEILTYIDDADIDLTVVGSKNRSGEYRQLLGSVAERVATHAERPVTIVKTPVEDES; this is encoded by the coding sequence ATGTACGACCGCCTGTTGCTTCCGACGGACATGAGTGCCGGCGTCGACCGCGCAATCGCACACGCAATCGATGCCGCCCAGCGATACGACGCAGAACTGCACATCCTGTACGTCGTCGACGCCGACGCGTACAGTTCCTACCCAGGTGATGAGTACGTCCACGAATTCGAAGGTCTCGAGTCGGCGCTCGAACAGGCCGGCGAGGATGCACTCGAGGAGGTCGCTGGCGCGGCCGCCACCGCCGACGTCGAGACGACGACGGAGATCCGACACGGCGTTCCCCACGAGGAAATCCTCACCTACATCGACGACGCGGACATCGATCTCACGGTCGTCGGTTCCAAGAACCGTTCGGGGGAGTATCGCCAACTCCTTGGCAGTGTTGCAGAACGCGTGGCGACGCACGCCGAGCGACCGGTGACCATCGTCAAAACACCGGTCGAGGACGAGTCCTGA
- a CDS encoding universal stress protein — protein MGANTTTTEETLLVPVANEETATRLMDTATDIATERSLRILVIYVVAVPDQLPLDAGDRLLEDDDEQMLADAAATAAEHDIPVDQRVRFARSVTSGILGAIEKEPVELTLLGWRGRPPRQNVILGSYIDTVLRKATCDVLVKRIQTPQPTVDSILMPVAGGPHDGLALEMAAAIASKHDATVHLLHVRAETEPERSETAARELLRDAAREFESGTDLHRTVVVDDHVAGAITDRTVDHDITLLGVSRGGVIQRAVLGTISEAVGRHASGTVFLAKRYDPVPSRLQRLIRRPFR, from the coding sequence ATGGGAGCCAATACGACGACAACTGAGGAGACGTTACTCGTTCCGGTGGCGAACGAAGAAACGGCAACGCGACTGATGGACACCGCAACTGACATCGCTACCGAGCGGTCGTTGCGGATTCTCGTTATCTACGTCGTCGCCGTGCCGGACCAGTTACCGCTCGATGCCGGTGACCGCCTGCTGGAGGACGATGACGAACAGATGCTCGCAGACGCAGCAGCGACCGCGGCCGAACACGATATTCCAGTCGACCAGCGGGTACGATTCGCACGGAGCGTCACGAGTGGGATTCTCGGCGCAATCGAGAAAGAACCCGTCGAACTGACGCTGCTGGGCTGGCGCGGACGGCCGCCGCGACAGAACGTCATTCTGGGGAGCTACATCGATACCGTCCTCCGAAAGGCAACCTGTGACGTCCTCGTCAAGCGAATTCAGACGCCACAGCCGACTGTCGACTCGATTCTGATGCCCGTCGCTGGCGGACCACACGACGGGCTGGCACTCGAGATGGCAGCCGCGATTGCCAGCAAGCACGATGCAACTGTTCACCTGCTACACGTTCGGGCAGAAACCGAACCGGAACGAAGCGAGACGGCCGCGCGTGAACTGCTGCGTGACGCCGCACGCGAGTTCGAGAGCGGGACCGATCTCCATCGTACCGTCGTCGTCGACGACCACGTCGCTGGCGCGATCACGGACCGAACCGTAGACCACGACATCACGTTGCTTGGCGTCTCTCGTGGCGGAGTTATTCAACGAGCAGTGCTTGGAACGATTTCCGAGGCAGTTGGCCGCCACGCGAGTGGGACTGTATTCCTCGCGAAACGATACGATCCGGTGCCGTCTCGCCTCCAGCGACTAATTCGGAGGCCGTTTCGCTAG
- a CDS encoding helix-turn-helix domain-containing protein has product MKSVRVSLGHNGETAPPILEKIATSPDINREVILGGQTTDGIETLTSFVDGDPDAYDSILDSLDTVLEYDITQTSDGFFLYLRRELEAEGLSLLGALSRETVVIVPPIEIRSDRTIRMTIVGHPSDLTGVIDELADGVSVDVLWASNRVTTAGPAVSGRQVEALQVARELGFYEIPRQNGIEAVADELGCAVSTASELLRRGEANAVEQVLESVQ; this is encoded by the coding sequence ATGAAATCCGTGCGCGTCTCGCTGGGTCACAATGGGGAGACAGCACCACCGATCCTCGAGAAGATTGCCACATCACCAGACATCAATCGTGAGGTGATCCTCGGCGGGCAAACAACCGATGGCATCGAAACGCTCACCTCGTTCGTCGACGGTGACCCCGACGCCTACGACTCAATTCTTGACTCGCTCGACACAGTACTCGAGTACGATATCACACAGACGAGCGATGGCTTCTTTCTCTATCTGCGCCGGGAACTCGAGGCCGAGGGGTTGTCGTTGCTCGGTGCGCTTTCACGAGAGACTGTCGTTATCGTGCCACCGATCGAGATCCGATCAGATCGCACGATTCGGATGACCATCGTCGGGCACCCATCGGATCTTACGGGGGTGATAGACGAACTTGCGGACGGTGTGAGTGTCGACGTTCTGTGGGCGAGCAATCGCGTGACGACGGCTGGTCCAGCCGTGTCCGGTCGGCAGGTGGAGGCGTTGCAGGTTGCCCGGGAGCTGGGTTTCTACGAAATTCCGCGGCAGAACGGCATCGAAGCGGTTGCTGACGAACTCGGCTGTGCGGTTTCGACAGCTTCAGAGTTGTTGCGTCGCGGGGAGGCGAACGCGGTCGAACAGGTGCTTGAGAGTGTTCAGTGA
- a CDS encoding class I SAM-dependent methyltransferase — translation MNTAASRNANTAASSDRGQGYTDHLERSQRVWDRWSDWYGLSEKDFEPIRERAIDRLDLQDGDHVLDVGCGPGVNFAYSRSQIGSEGQLVAVDYSPAMVENATDRVDQYGWENVEVRQADATTVDFDEQFDAVIATLSLGVMPDAHSTIENIYRLLAPGGRLAVVDVRPAPSGPLRLLNPIIWRVFRWYANWNPENDVTESLHHVFDECELAETVFGTTAYAMDCRKSNGSDRFGGCCSQSDIDR, via the coding sequence GTGAACACCGCCGCGTCGAGGAACGCGAACACCGCCGCGTCGAGCGACCGAGGACAGGGTTATACGGACCACCTCGAACGCAGTCAGCGGGTGTGGGATCGGTGGAGCGACTGGTACGGACTCAGTGAGAAAGATTTCGAACCAATACGGGAACGGGCAATCGACCGGTTGGATCTCCAGGACGGTGACCACGTCCTCGACGTTGGGTGTGGGCCCGGCGTGAACTTCGCGTACAGCCGTTCGCAAATCGGCTCTGAAGGGCAACTCGTCGCCGTCGACTACAGCCCGGCGATGGTCGAAAACGCCACCGACCGCGTCGACCAGTACGGCTGGGAGAACGTCGAGGTCCGGCAGGCAGACGCGACGACTGTCGACTTCGACGAGCAGTTCGACGCCGTAATCGCGACGCTTTCGTTAGGCGTGATGCCGGATGCTCACAGCACAATCGAGAACATCTATCGGCTGCTTGCCCCCGGAGGACGACTCGCCGTCGTCGATGTCCGACCGGCGCCGAGCGGTCCACTTCGGCTCCTGAACCCGATTATTTGGCGGGTCTTCCGCTGGTACGCGAACTGGAATCCTGAAAACGACGTTACCGAATCGCTCCACCACGTGTTCGACGAGTGTGAACTCGCGGAGACGGTGTTCGGGACCACCGCGTACGCGATGGACTGTCGAAAGTCGAACGGCTCCGACCGATTCGGAGGCTGCTGCAGTCAGTCGGATATTGACCGGTGA
- a CDS encoding response regulator transcription factor — protein MTERNGSPTSEQSEVLVVDDEPRLADLFESWLSAEWSVSTAYSGKEALEKITDTVNIVLLDRRMPEQSGDDVLSAIRSNGYDTRVVMVTAVDPDFDIIEMGFDDYLVKPVSKDELIASVEDVLGRAAYESSIREYYSLVSKRALLEKEKAEHELAENPAYQELTVRIEDIAAETDRTIARLEDHTDFADVFRDIDSGTDSVGDHRSHGSD, from the coding sequence ATGACGGAACGAAATGGCTCTCCGACAAGTGAGCAGTCGGAGGTGCTTGTCGTTGATGACGAGCCACGACTTGCGGATCTCTTCGAAAGCTGGTTGTCTGCGGAGTGGTCTGTCAGCACTGCCTATAGTGGTAAAGAGGCACTCGAGAAGATCACTGACACGGTAAACATCGTTTTGCTCGACCGTCGGATGCCAGAACAGTCCGGCGACGATGTTCTCTCTGCGATCCGTTCGAACGGCTATGACACGCGGGTCGTGATGGTAACTGCCGTCGATCCGGATTTCGATATCATCGAGATGGGGTTCGACGACTATCTTGTCAAGCCGGTGTCGAAGGATGAGCTCATAGCCAGTGTTGAAGACGTTCTCGGCCGGGCTGCATACGAGTCGTCGATCCGGGAGTATTACTCGCTCGTCTCGAAGCGTGCCCTTCTCGAGAAGGAGAAAGCCGAACACGAACTCGCTGAAAATCCGGCATATCAGGAACTCACGGTTCGTATCGAGGATATTGCTGCAGAAACCGATCGGACGATCGCGCGTCTCGAGGACCATACCGACTTCGCCGATGTCTTCCGCGATATCGACTCTGGCACGGACAGCGTTGGCGATCATCGCTCACACGGTTCGGACTGA
- the trxA gene encoding thioredoxin: MSDSLDDERERIREQKKRELQQRLENGGELRADESASGEPATPTEPIAIEGEAHLTDVVDTHDVVLVDCYADWCGPCQMIEPTIEALAAETDAAVAKVDVDQHQQLAQQLGARGVPTLILYADGEPVERMVGAQDRATLESLISQHG; this comes from the coding sequence ATGAGTGACTCACTGGACGACGAGCGGGAACGGATCCGCGAGCAGAAAAAACGAGAACTCCAGCAGCGACTCGAGAACGGCGGCGAACTGCGTGCAGACGAATCGGCATCTGGAGAGCCAGCGACACCAACAGAACCGATCGCGATCGAGGGCGAAGCCCACCTCACTGACGTCGTCGACACTCACGATGTCGTACTGGTCGACTGCTATGCCGACTGGTGTGGCCCCTGCCAGATGATAGAGCCGACGATCGAAGCACTGGCCGCCGAGACGGACGCAGCAGTTGCGAAGGTCGATGTCGATCAGCACCAGCAACTCGCCCAGCAGCTCGGTGCACGAGGTGTCCCAACACTCATCCTCTACGCCGACGGTGAACCAGTCGAACGCATGGTTGGCGCACAGGATCGTGCGACACTCGAGTCCCTGATCTCCCAGCACGGGTGA
- a CDS encoding FAD-dependent oxidoreductase, with amino-acid sequence MTDPFVVIGGDAAGMSAASKAKRDDPSREVIVFEKGSWVSYAACGMPYYVKGSVDELDDLVAMTPETFREERDIDLRTGHEVVSINRGEQTVTVATGDEQFEQPYGDLLIGTGAQAIVPPFDGFDRDGVFTLRGMDEADAIERYVDTQEPATAAIVGGGYVGIEMAEALTEHGIDVTIFEMLPRTLQPFGEEAARIVEGHLRDQGVDLQLETAVQGFSGGEAVDAVEVEGDEDPVPADIVIVGVGVAPNVELAEDAGIELGPTGAIATDEFGRTNDESVYAAGDCAEATNVVTGEPDHVPLALTANRAGRAIGATVAGEPAQIGKTAGTAIVKAFELGAARTGVLDAERAREAGFDPVSVTIDAPTRPHYYPGATELTVTLVADRESERVLGASIVGRKGTKRIDTVATALHASLTVTELQNLDLAYAPPFSPVWDPVLTAAKVLSGKLEG; translated from the coding sequence ATGACCGACCCATTCGTCGTGATCGGTGGAGACGCAGCCGGAATGAGTGCCGCAAGTAAGGCGAAACGCGACGATCCGTCACGAGAAGTGATCGTCTTCGAAAAAGGGTCGTGGGTATCCTATGCAGCCTGTGGAATGCCGTACTACGTGAAGGGGTCTGTCGACGAACTCGATGATCTCGTCGCGATGACACCGGAAACGTTCCGTGAGGAGCGCGACATCGATCTTCGGACCGGCCACGAAGTCGTTTCGATCAATCGTGGCGAGCAGACAGTCACCGTCGCCACGGGCGACGAGCAGTTCGAACAGCCGTACGGCGACCTCCTGATCGGGACTGGTGCACAGGCCATCGTTCCACCATTCGACGGCTTCGACCGCGATGGCGTGTTCACGCTCCGCGGTATGGACGAGGCTGATGCGATCGAACGGTACGTCGATACGCAGGAGCCGGCAACTGCCGCCATCGTCGGCGGCGGCTACGTCGGCATCGAGATGGCCGAAGCGCTCACCGAGCACGGAATCGACGTTACCATCTTCGAGATGTTGCCTCGAACGCTCCAGCCTTTCGGCGAGGAGGCCGCTCGGATCGTCGAGGGCCACCTCCGTGACCAGGGCGTCGACCTCCAGCTCGAGACGGCAGTGCAGGGATTCTCGGGTGGCGAGGCCGTCGACGCAGTCGAAGTCGAAGGGGACGAAGACCCCGTCCCGGCGGATATCGTGATCGTCGGTGTCGGCGTCGCACCGAACGTCGAACTCGCCGAGGACGCGGGAATCGAACTCGGCCCGACGGGAGCCATCGCGACCGACGAATTCGGTCGGACCAATGACGAGTCGGTCTACGCTGCGGGCGACTGTGCCGAAGCAACGAACGTCGTGACCGGCGAACCGGATCACGTTCCGCTAGCGCTTACGGCAAATCGGGCGGGACGAGCGATTGGTGCAACCGTTGCAGGAGAGCCAGCCCAGATCGGTAAAACGGCCGGCACAGCAATCGTCAAGGCCTTCGAACTGGGAGCGGCCAGGACGGGCGTCCTCGATGCGGAACGGGCACGTGAAGCCGGCTTCGATCCGGTGTCGGTGACGATCGATGCGCCGACGCGACCACACTACTATCCGGGTGCGACAGAACTCACAGTGACGCTCGTCGCAGACCGCGAGAGCGAACGAGTGCTCGGTGCGAGCATCGTCGGCCGCAAGGGGACGAAACGAATCGATACGGTTGCGACCGCGCTCCACGCCTCGCTAACGGTCACTGAACTGCAGAATCTCGATCTGGCGTACGCACCACCGTTCAGCCCGGTCTGGGACCCGGTCCTGACAGCGGCGAAGGTGCTTTCCGGAAAGCTCGAGGGATAG
- a CDS encoding deoxyhypusine synthase, whose translation MADDSRDHVVPGSEDELTSADVRGYDFRGEFDFGELLETYATTGFQATQLAEAIDIAEKMQENDATVYLTFTSNIISSGLREVVAALVRKGYVDVIITTSGSLTEDVIKTEKPFKMGEWDADEAELRERGINRLGNIYVPSDRYVWLEEYLYDFFDDFFAEEKVRTPTAFARELGETLDDEDSVLKQAADNDVPVYCPALTDAEVGNFLYYYRQGYDSDVGIEILDDYDSLIEDGLLADETGLIAVGGGVPKHHAIMTNLFRGGADHAIYISTGMEGDGSLSGAPPNEAVSWGKIKDDEETNHTLIEAEATLVFPLLVAAAFN comes from the coding sequence ATGGCCGACGATTCACGCGATCACGTGGTTCCCGGGAGCGAGGACGAGTTGACAAGCGCAGACGTACGCGGGTACGACTTCCGTGGCGAGTTCGACTTCGGGGAGTTACTCGAGACGTACGCAACGACCGGCTTCCAGGCGACACAGCTCGCCGAAGCGATCGACATTGCCGAGAAGATGCAGGAGAACGACGCGACGGTCTATCTCACGTTCACCTCGAACATTATTTCCTCAGGGCTGCGAGAAGTCGTCGCCGCGCTCGTCCGGAAAGGGTATGTCGACGTGATCATTACGACGTCCGGCTCGCTCACCGAGGACGTGATCAAGACGGAGAAACCGTTCAAGATGGGAGAGTGGGACGCAGACGAAGCGGAGTTGCGCGAACGCGGAATCAACCGACTCGGGAATATCTACGTTCCTTCCGATCGGTACGTCTGGCTCGAGGAGTACCTCTATGATTTCTTCGACGACTTCTTCGCGGAGGAGAAGGTTCGGACGCCGACGGCGTTCGCCCGTGAACTCGGGGAGACGCTCGACGATGAGGATTCGGTGCTGAAGCAAGCAGCGGATAACGACGTTCCCGTCTACTGTCCAGCGCTTACGGACGCTGAAGTCGGGAACTTCCTCTACTACTATCGGCAGGGATACGATTCCGACGTCGGCATCGAAATCCTCGACGACTACGACTCACTGATCGAGGACGGGTTACTGGCAGACGAAACCGGGCTTATTGCAGTCGGCGGTGGCGTTCCGAAACACCACGCAATTATGACGAACCTCTTCCGTGGCGGTGCCGACCACGCGATCTACATCTCGACTGGAATGGAAGGAGACGGCTCGCTCTCCGGTGCGCCGCCGAACGAAGCCGTCTCCTGGGGCAAGATCAAGGACGACGAAGAGACGAACCACACGCTCATCGAGGCCGAGGCGACGCTCGTCTTCCCGTTGCTGGTCGCCGCTGCGTTCAACTAG
- a CDS encoding hybrid sensor histidine kinase/response regulator, giving the protein MTSIPSELRDLAKTATVLQVGSDWSLADYPEFHTIEDVFLTLEHESDPERALERLETTAIDCVVTDHELPKMDGLDLLTAIRSQYPALPIVLFPENGSEELASEAIASGVTGYVPRTSPDAGQQLVEQIAQATASYEHHQLTHQLDQNSAGVLEQLSDGIIVLDTEWTITYANEGAQKFFQRPPADLIGHTLQELTPAISTTSFYDHYHDVLDTGGSRRIEEYYEPQDRWYAEYIYPTDNGLTVVFRDITAQKERERELEETTAQLHALLDNVEAAVWIRDPDSRFVLLNQEYRTRYGISREQPVVGHPPETVVSDAIAAEIRARDQDVLERESSLTFEEKRLTTAGYQTYLTRITPLFDETGTVSATCGVSSEITTQKQTKQHLDVLNRILRHNLRNDMQIVHGYATELVTELDGPTQKLAEQIQDQSTELIDLANDAGMVNQLLSQPLDLQSLSLPAVLSTVVSNLRSEYPDAIITVDVPSTAIVAADRRLLTLVLENVLENGIEHTTSHPPQVHITTTKHTPNSRIELIVTDNGPGIPTHERTAVLDGTVSATTHSSGLGLWLIKWGIDRLGGTFTIEQCDDPGCGTRVRIRLRTELEQE; this is encoded by the coding sequence ATGACCAGTATTCCCTCCGAACTTCGTGACCTCGCCAAAACAGCGACCGTACTACAGGTCGGTTCAGACTGGTCACTCGCCGACTACCCCGAATTTCACACCATAGAGGACGTCTTCCTTACACTCGAACACGAATCCGATCCTGAACGTGCACTCGAGCGGCTCGAAACAACAGCCATCGACTGCGTTGTCACCGATCACGAGCTGCCGAAGATGGATGGCCTCGACCTGCTCACAGCGATTCGTTCTCAGTATCCGGCACTGCCGATCGTCCTGTTTCCAGAAAATGGCAGCGAGGAACTCGCAAGCGAGGCCATTGCGTCCGGCGTCACTGGATACGTTCCACGGACATCACCCGACGCAGGACAACAACTCGTCGAACAGATTGCACAGGCCACAGCATCGTATGAACACCACCAGCTCACACACCAGCTCGATCAAAACTCTGCCGGAGTGCTCGAACAGCTCTCTGACGGTATTATCGTCCTCGACACCGAGTGGACCATTACGTACGCGAACGAGGGTGCACAGAAGTTCTTTCAGCGTCCACCCGCAGACCTGATTGGCCACACGCTTCAGGAACTCACACCAGCAATCAGTACGACCAGTTTCTACGACCACTACCACGATGTACTAGATACCGGCGGCTCGAGGCGTATTGAAGAATACTACGAGCCACAGGACCGCTGGTATGCCGAATACATCTACCCAACCGACAACGGGCTCACCGTTGTTTTCCGTGATATTACTGCACAAAAGGAACGCGAACGCGAACTCGAGGAAACAACGGCACAGCTACACGCCCTCCTCGATAACGTCGAAGCCGCAGTCTGGATTCGAGATCCCGACAGTCGGTTCGTTCTCCTCAACCAGGAGTATCGCACCAGATACGGAATTTCGCGCGAGCAGCCAGTTGTCGGACACCCACCAGAAACAGTCGTCTCCGATGCGATTGCCGCAGAAATTCGAGCACGCGATCAGGACGTTCTGGAACGCGAATCATCACTGACGTTCGAAGAGAAACGACTCACCACAGCAGGGTACCAAACGTATCTCACCAGGATTACTCCGCTGTTCGACGAAACGGGGACAGTCTCCGCAACCTGTGGCGTCTCCTCCGAGATCACAACCCAAAAGCAGACCAAACAGCACCTGGACGTACTCAACCGGATCCTGCGTCACAATCTGCGAAATGATATGCAGATCGTCCACGGGTACGCGACAGAACTCGTCACCGAACTCGACGGACCAACACAGAAACTCGCCGAACAGATACAGGACCAATCTACTGAACTGATCGACCTCGCCAACGACGCCGGGATGGTCAACCAGCTCCTCTCCCAGCCACTCGATCTACAATCACTCTCACTCCCAGCCGTGCTCTCGACCGTCGTCAGTAACCTCCGATCAGAATATCCCGACGCAATCATCACCGTCGACGTCCCCTCAACGGCGATCGTCGCCGCTGACAGACGCTTGCTAACGCTCGTCCTCGAAAACGTACTCGAGAACGGCATCGAACACACGACATCCCACCCCCCACAAGTCCACATCACTACCACCAAACACACACCCAACTCGCGTATCGAGCTTATCGTGACCGACAATGGCCCCGGCATTCCAACGCACGAACGAACAGCGGTCCTCGACGGCACCGTTTCGGCGACAACCCACAGCAGTGGCCTTGGCCTCTGGCTCATCAAATGGGGCATCGACAGACTCGGTGGCACCTTCACCATCGAACAGTGTGACGACCCAGGATGCGGTACTCGAGTACGGATTCGATTGCGAACGGAACTCGAACAGGAGTGA